The following coding sequences are from one Pyxidicoccus xibeiensis window:
- a CDS encoding phosphatase domain-containing protein, with the protein MKYTWVFTTFAALLGFLATRLGGPWLLLLWPAVSFGLVALAYAGAGPRLFGKQPDGRLRPWALAALLPYLLLTWATWHLARRLSREPTHAQVVPGLFVGRRLLPGELPPGTHTVLDLTSEFPEPEGIRRACHYVSLPILDASTLPVGHVAPVLRELATLPGPLYVHCAQGHGRTGMIAAALLVARGDAKDAADALAHVRRVRPGVRLSPAQWRALEELASALRAGA; encoded by the coding sequence ATGAAGTACACCTGGGTCTTCACCACCTTCGCGGCGCTCCTCGGCTTCCTGGCCACGCGGCTGGGTGGGCCCTGGCTGCTGCTGCTCTGGCCCGCCGTGAGCTTCGGCCTCGTGGCGCTCGCGTACGCGGGGGCCGGCCCGCGACTCTTCGGAAAGCAGCCGGATGGACGGCTGCGCCCGTGGGCGCTCGCCGCGCTCCTGCCCTACCTGCTGCTGACGTGGGCCACGTGGCACCTGGCGCGCAGGCTCTCCCGCGAGCCGACCCATGCGCAGGTGGTGCCGGGCCTCTTCGTGGGGCGCCGGCTGCTGCCAGGGGAGCTTCCGCCAGGGACGCACACCGTGCTGGACCTGACGTCCGAGTTCCCCGAGCCCGAGGGCATCCGGCGGGCCTGCCACTACGTGTCGCTGCCCATCCTGGACGCGTCCACGCTGCCGGTGGGCCACGTGGCCCCGGTGCTCCGCGAGCTGGCCACCCTGCCCGGGCCGCTGTACGTCCACTGCGCGCAGGGCCACGGCCGCACCGGCATGATTGCCGCGGCGCTCCTCGTCGCCCGGGGTGACGCGAAGGACGCGGCGGACGCACTGGCCCACGTCCGCCGGGTGCGGCCCGGCGTCCGCCTCTCGCCGGCCCAGTGGCGCGCGCTGGAGGAGCTGGCCTCCGCGCTCCGGGCCGGCGCGTGA
- a CDS encoding RluA family pseudouridine synthase, with amino-acid sequence MASRKVLVPPESAGERLDRFLSKHVPGLTPERARALIDSGGVRIRGKKCQPTRKLWGGEEIEVERPEPRAPPPASVEGPVLPVLHDDAALVIVNKPPGLVVEPEGRAASVVGLLAAQRPPFDVEGLAQPGVVHRLDRETSGCLAFARTDEAAAAMLRAFQEKQVDKRYQTLVLGNPPEQGRLEGPYARDPKDPRRFTTRVPSARRAALSFEVRERFPGAALLEVDLDTGRTHQIRVQLSEAGFPVLGDAVYGTDAARAHPAAQALGRQALHAFRLEIPSPASGSLVRVEAPLPEDFLRALVLLRA; translated from the coding sequence ATGGCGTCGCGGAAGGTCCTCGTCCCCCCTGAGTCCGCCGGTGAGCGGTTGGACCGCTTCCTCTCCAAGCATGTGCCCGGCCTGACACCGGAGCGGGCCCGCGCCCTCATCGACTCGGGCGGGGTGCGCATCCGCGGCAAGAAGTGCCAGCCCACGCGCAAGCTGTGGGGCGGGGAGGAAATCGAAGTTGAACGGCCCGAGCCCCGCGCTCCGCCCCCCGCTTCCGTCGAGGGGCCCGTGCTGCCCGTGCTCCATGACGACGCGGCCCTCGTCATCGTGAACAAGCCCCCGGGGCTCGTGGTGGAGCCCGAGGGCCGCGCCGCGTCCGTGGTGGGCCTGCTCGCCGCGCAGCGGCCTCCGTTCGACGTGGAGGGCCTGGCCCAGCCCGGCGTGGTGCACCGCCTGGACCGCGAGACGAGCGGGTGTCTGGCCTTCGCCCGCACCGACGAGGCCGCCGCGGCGATGCTGCGCGCCTTCCAGGAGAAGCAGGTCGACAAGCGCTACCAGACGCTCGTGCTGGGAAACCCGCCCGAGCAGGGCCGGCTGGAGGGGCCCTACGCGAGAGACCCGAAGGACCCGCGCCGCTTCACCACCCGCGTGCCGTCCGCCCGCCGGGCCGCGCTGTCCTTCGAGGTCCGCGAGCGCTTCCCCGGCGCCGCGCTGCTCGAGGTCGACCTGGATACCGGCCGCACCCACCAGATTCGCGTGCAGCTTTCCGAGGCCGGCTTCCCCGTGCTGGGTGACGCCGTCTACGGCACCGACGCGGCCCGCGCCCACCCCGCGGCGCAGGCCCTGGGCCGGCAGGCACTGCATGCCTTCCGCCTGGAAATTCCGAGCCCCGCCTCGGGCTCGCTCGTCCGGGTGGAAGCTCCCCTGCCCGAGGACTTCCTCCGCGCACTGGTGCTCCTGCGCGCGTGA